In the genome of Monodelphis domestica isolate mMonDom1 chromosome 2, mMonDom1.pri, whole genome shotgun sequence, one region contains:
- the SPATA45 gene encoding spermatogenesis-associated protein 45 isoform X1 — protein sequence MSSTSQTCSQTDTPTECRAYLQQLLDINEQRNSWCIVESLNNVTWLRPQKRHYLQTQHMGTTEIEQNITETGRSSWAETHPVHRERRHFPERNLTGLSKLCIPSH from the exons ATGTCAAGCACATCTCAAACATGCAGTCAAACAGACACGCCAACAGAGTGTCGAGCATACCTCCAGCAGCTATTGGACATAAATGAACAACGGAATAGTTGGTGTATAGTGGAATCTTTGAATAATGTGACCTGGTTGAGACCTCAGAAGAGACATTATTTACAGACTCAACATATGGGCACTACCGAAATCGAGCAGAATATCACTGAAACTGGCAGGAGCTCCTGGGCAGAGACCCATCCTGTTCACCGGGAGAGGAGACATTTCCCAGAGAGAA atttgacaggtctGTCTAAACTATGCATCCCAAGCCACTGA
- the SPATA45 gene encoding spermatogenesis-associated protein 45 isoform X2 translates to MSSTSQTCSQTDTPTECRAYLQQLLDINEQRNSWCIVESLNNVTWLRPQKRHYLQTQHMGTTEIEQNITETGRSSWAETHPVHRERRHFPERNNAIFG, encoded by the exons ATGTCAAGCACATCTCAAACATGCAGTCAAACAGACACGCCAACAGAGTGTCGAGCATACCTCCAGCAGCTATTGGACATAAATGAACAACGGAATAGTTGGTGTATAGTGGAATCTTTGAATAATGTGACCTGGTTGAGACCTCAGAAGAGACATTATTTACAGACTCAACATATGGGCACTACCGAAATCGAGCAGAATATCACTGAAACTGGCAGGAGCTCCTGGGCAGAGACCCATCCTGTTCACCGGGAGAGGAGACATTTCCCAGAGAGAA ACAATGCTATATTTGGATAA